In Mycoplasmopsis phocirhinis, the DNA window AGTAGATTTTTTTAAAGAAAAAAAATACAATAAAGTTGCTTTTGAAAAAGATTATTTAAATGTTCAAACTTTACAATATTTACAAAAAATTATCCAACCTAAACAAGAAGTATTTGTTTCAGGACAAGAATTAAGAATTTTAAAATCAGACAAAGAAATTGAAATTTTGCAAAAATCAATTGATATTTCTTTAAAATCATTGTCAGATTTAAAGAAATGAATTAAACCAGGATACACGGAAAAAGAAGTTGCGGCAAAATTGAATTATTTAATGAAATTAAATGGCGCTGACAAAGAGAGTTTTGATGAAATAGTAGCAACAGGATCTTCATCAGCTGAACCTCATCATCATCCAACTGATAAAAAATTAGTTGCTGGCGATTTATTGAAAATTGATTTTGGTGCTTTGTACAAAGGTTATTCAGCAGACATTACTAGAACATTTATTTTGGGCGAAAATGGCATTGATGAAAATAGACAAGCAAATAATCCTAAAGCACAAGAAATTTTAGATATTGTTCTAGCTGCGGCTAAGGCTGGTAGAGATGCTGTAAAACCTGGAATTAGAGCCAGCGAAATAGATAAAATTTGTCGTGAATATATTGAAAAAGCAGGTTATGGTCAATATTTTGTTCACGGAACTGGCCATGGTCTTGGTATTGATGTTCATGAATTACCATATGTTAGTTCAAAATCAAAAGATTATATATTAGAACCTGGAATGGTTATTACTGTTGAACCAGGAATTTACATTGAAGGTCTAGGTGGTGCTAGAAACGAAGACGATGTTTTAGTAACTGAAACCGGACGCTATGTATTTTCAAGACCTGAAGAAAGATCATAGATGTTAAGTATTGAATTAAAGCAATATCTACGATTAAAACAATTATCTATTGAACAGCCTTTTATAGATTATAAGCAAAGAATTTGACTACTTAAAAAACTGCTTTTTTTAGTTCAAACAAACGAAAAACGAATAATCAATGCCCTTAATTTAGACTTAAACAAACACGAAAATGAGGCATATTTTAGCGAAATAGGTTTAATTCTTAGAGAACTTAAATATACAATCAAAAACCTCAAAAAATGAATAAAACCCAAAAAAGTAAAAACACCATTTTTACTTTTTGCCGGTTCGTCTAAAATAATTCAACAAGCAAAAGGATTATGTTTAATTATAAGTCCGTGAAATTATCCATTTTATTTAACTATGATGCCTCTTATATCAGCAATTGCTGCTGGTAATAGAGTAATGATTAAAACTTCAGAAATCAGTAAAAATTCAACATTGTTGTTGATTGAATTATTGAATAATCATTTAAATAAAGATATTGTATATGTAATTGAACCAAATATTGAGAATATAACAACATTAATGCAACAACGTTTTGATTTTGTTTTTTTTACAGGTTCAGAAAAAGTCGGAACTCTTGTTACTCAACAAGTGGCTAAATTTCATACACCAATCACATTAGAACTAGGTGGTAAATGCCCGGTAATTATTTGTGACGATGTAAATTTAGAACATAGTGCTTCCAAAATAATGGCAGCTAAATTAATAAATTCAGGTCAAACTTGTATAGCTCCAGATTATGTTGTTGTTCCAAAAGGTTTTGCGGATAAGTTTATTGATTATTGTAATCAATATGTAGAAACACACTTAAGTGATTTGAATGAATTTCCAAAAATGATTTCACCGCAACATTTTCGTCGTGTTTTGAATCTAATTCCTAAAAATATTAATGTAGAATATTTTGAATCAGTTCAAAAAATATACCCAAAAGCATTTTTTTCAAATTGAGAAAGCCAAATTATGCAAGATGAAATTTTTGGACCTTTATTGCCAGTAATTGAATATGATGATTTTGGGCAAGTCGTTAAACAAATTTCAATCAAATCCCAACCCTTATCAACTTACATATTTACCAAAAATAAACAAAAAATTGATTATTTAAGTAAATATATTAAAACTGGTGGCATAGTAATAAATGATTTATTAGTACAATTAATTTCACATAATTTACCATTTGGAGGAGTAGGTAGCTCTGGCAATGGCCGCACGCATGGTTATGCTGGTTTTTTAGGTTTTTCTAATTCTATTAGTAGTTATAAACGGATGAATTTTTCAACTAAATTAAGCGAACATCCATATACAAATTCAAAATTAAAATTAATAAAAAAACTAATTAAATAGAGCACATTTGAGTAAAAAGGCTTAAAAATGTGCTTTTTTTTATATTTTTACGCCAATTTGTAAAATATTGTATAATGAAATTTATGAAAGAATTAGAAAAAATTACTCCTCAAGAAACTGATTTTGCAAAATGATACACTGATGTTGTTAAACAAGGTAATTTAATTGCGTATGGACCTTTAAAAGGAACTTTGATTTTTAAACCAAACTCATATGGTATTTGAGAATTAATTCAAAAATATTTAAATGAAGAGTTTATAAAATTAGGTGTTAAAAATGTTTATTTGCCTTTATTAATTCCTAGTCGTCTTTTGGAAAAAGAAAAAGATCATATTCAAGGCTTTAATCCAGAACTAGCAACAATTACTCAAGTAGGCGAAACTAAACTAGAAGAAAAAGTTTATGTACGGCCAACATCAGAGGTTTTATTTGCTGATTTGTTTAAAAATTCAACTGAATCATATAAAGACTTACCAATAATTTATAATCAATGAGCTAATGTGATTAGAT includes these proteins:
- a CDS encoding aldehyde dehydrogenase family protein, with the protein product MLSIELKQYLRLKQLSIEQPFIDYKQRIWLLKKLLFLVQTNEKRIINALNLDLNKHENEAYFSEIGLILRELKYTIKNLKKWIKPKKVKTPFLLFAGSSKIIQQAKGLCLIISPWNYPFYLTMMPLISAIAAGNRVMIKTSEISKNSTLLLIELLNNHLNKDIVYVIEPNIENITTLMQQRFDFVFFTGSEKVGTLVTQQVAKFHTPITLELGGKCPVIICDDVNLEHSASKIMAAKLINSGQTCIAPDYVVVPKGFADKFIDYCNQYVETHLSDLNEFPKMISPQHFRRVLNLIPKNINVEYFESVQKIYPKAFFSNWESQIMQDEIFGPLLPVIEYDDFGQVVKQISIKSQPLSTYIFTKNKQKIDYLSKYIKTGGIVINDLLVQLISHNLPFGGVGSSGNGRTHGYAGFLGFSNSISSYKRMNFSTKLSEHPYTNSKLKLIKKLIK
- a CDS encoding aminopeptidase P family protein, translated to MNTKYLNKMFAEHKVDALVSEAPQTRLWLTGIQTTDGYVIIEKDNAHLFVDGRYIEYAKNNAKNVTIHLLNGSSLVDFFKEKKYNKVAFEKDYLNVQTLQYLQKIIQPKQEVFVSGQELRILKSDKEIEILQKSIDISLKSLSDLKKWIKPGYTEKEVAAKLNYLMKLNGADKESFDEIVATGSSSAEPHHHPTDKKLVAGDLLKIDFGALYKGYSADITRTFILGENGIDENRQANNPKAQEILDIVLAAAKAGRDAVKPGIRASEIDKICREYIEKAGYGQYFVHGTGHGLGIDVHELPYVSSKSKDYILEPGMVITVEPGIYIEGLGGARNEDDVLVTETGRYVFSRPEERS